A section of the Saliniramus fredricksonii genome encodes:
- a CDS encoding restriction endonuclease subunit S — translation MSWPLRKIDDVAIFLNARRKPVKAADRAKRQGPYPYYGASGIVDWVDDYIFDGEYLLISEDGENLRSRNSPIAFIASGKYWVNNHAHILDEREPGILRYLSWSLNRTDLSPYITGAAQPKLNKRTLSEIKVAIPPLEERLTINAILGALDDKIELNRRMAATLEEMARALYRSWFVDFDPVKAKADGQMPAFMDEETAALFPNRFGDNGLPEGWVLRSLGDFFKFQRGLSYKGKFLTESGSPMINLGCFIGGGRFDPTKIKNYSGETKERNWVQPGDLVFANTDMTQNRLILGSPHIVEGKPNEAFLYSHHVFAGRPTSNESRIWTRFIFFQLLQPEFRERAEGFATGTTVLFLPADAAEALSFPAPELPLIHAFNSQTDPWLKRSQGLRSENQTLTILRDTLLPKLMSGELRVGEAKEQIEEVA, via the coding sequence ATGAGCTGGCCCCTCAGAAAGATAGATGACGTCGCCATATTCTTGAATGCACGTCGCAAACCCGTGAAAGCAGCTGATCGCGCAAAGCGACAAGGACCATACCCGTACTATGGTGCATCAGGGATTGTCGATTGGGTTGATGATTACATTTTTGACGGGGAGTACCTGCTAATCTCCGAAGACGGGGAAAACCTGCGTTCCCGGAACTCTCCCATAGCCTTTATCGCGAGCGGGAAATACTGGGTAAACAACCATGCTCATATTCTGGACGAACGCGAACCAGGAATCCTTCGTTATCTTTCATGGTCTCTGAATAGAACAGATTTGTCTCCATACATCACAGGTGCTGCGCAACCAAAACTGAATAAGCGAACCCTATCTGAAATCAAAGTGGCGATCCCACCTTTGGAGGAGCGACTGACTATCAACGCCATCCTCGGCGCCCTCGACGACAAGATCGAACTGAACCGTCGAATGGCGGCGACGCTGGAAGAGATGGCCCGGGCGCTCTACCGGTCCTGGTTCGTCGATTTTGATCCCGTGAAGGCCAAAGCTGATGGCCAGATGCCGGCATTCATGGATGAGGAAACTGCTGCTCTCTTCCCGAACCGTTTCGGGGATAATGGGCTTCCGGAAGGGTGGGTGCTACGCAGTTTGGGTGATTTCTTCAAGTTCCAGCGTGGCCTCTCATATAAGGGAAAATTTTTGACTGAGTCAGGGTCCCCAATGATCAACCTTGGCTGTTTCATAGGTGGCGGACGATTCGATCCAACCAAGATCAAAAATTATTCAGGAGAGACAAAAGAGAGGAACTGGGTTCAGCCAGGCGATCTAGTCTTCGCCAACACAGACATGACGCAAAATCGCTTGATCCTTGGGAGTCCACATATTGTTGAGGGCAAACCCAATGAAGCGTTTCTATACAGCCATCATGTTTTTGCGGGACGCCCAACCTCGAATGAGAGCCGAATATGGACAAGGTTTATCTTCTTCCAACTGTTGCAGCCTGAATTTCGGGAGCGTGCGGAAGGTTTTGCAACAGGAACGACTGTCCTTTTCCTTCCTGCCGATGCTGCAGAAGCTCTCAGTTTTCCGGCTCCAGAACTCCCACTTATTCATGCGTTCAATAGCCAAACAGACCCTTGGCTCAAGAGATCTCAGGGGCTCAGGTCTGAGAATCAAACTCTCACCATCCTCCGCGATACCCTCCTTCCCAAGCTGATGTCCGGCGAACTTCGTGTCGGCGAGGCGAAGGAGCAGATCGAGGAGGTGGCCTGA
- a CDS encoding type I restriction-modification system subunit M, with product MTEAIEKTLFKAADKMRGAMDPGEYKHVALGLLFLRYVSAAFEAKRAEFAEDELIDLEDPEEYQAESVFWVPEGARWDRLAANAKAHDIGVQVDDAMREIERANLPLQDALPKVFGRANLDRSIVTGLIEMFTNLQLHGTSADFDLIGRIYEYFIGEFASSEGKRGGEFYTPKTVVSILVEMLEPTSGRVYDPCCGTGGFFVQSEKFIKAHQGRIGDIAVYGQERNHTTFRLARMNLAIRGILGDIRWNQEGTLKRNAFPDERFDFILANPPFNISDWDGDQLREDQRWRFGTPPVGNANFAWISHVHHHLSANGIAGVVMANGSMSSMQSGEGDIRKAMVQQDAVDAIVALPGQLFFGTQIPACLWILAKDKSNGQVLGRTLRDRRHEVLFIDARKMGALIPGSRKQKQLSEDEIAKIADAYHAWRGEHGEDAYADEPGFCKAAGTDEIEKHNFVLTPGRYVGAGAAEEDDEPFPEKFDRLMAELREQFAEGRRLEVEIELKLGGLV from the coding sequence ATGACAGAAGCAATCGAAAAAACCCTCTTCAAAGCTGCCGACAAGATGCGTGGGGCAATGGATCCCGGAGAGTACAAGCATGTCGCCCTCGGTCTTCTGTTCCTTCGCTATGTCTCCGCCGCCTTCGAGGCGAAGCGAGCGGAGTTCGCCGAGGATGAGCTGATTGATCTGGAAGATCCGGAGGAATACCAAGCCGAGAGTGTATTCTGGGTGCCCGAAGGGGCTCGGTGGGATCGTCTCGCTGCGAATGCCAAAGCTCACGATATAGGTGTCCAGGTCGATGACGCGATGCGTGAGATCGAGCGTGCGAACCTGCCTCTGCAGGACGCTCTGCCGAAGGTTTTCGGCCGGGCCAATCTCGATCGATCAATTGTCACCGGTCTGATCGAGATGTTCACCAACCTGCAGCTCCATGGCACCAGTGCGGATTTCGATTTGATTGGCCGCATCTACGAGTATTTCATCGGAGAGTTTGCATCGTCTGAGGGGAAGCGTGGGGGCGAGTTCTACACTCCCAAAACCGTCGTCTCGATCCTGGTCGAGATGCTGGAGCCGACATCGGGCCGCGTCTACGACCCATGCTGCGGGACGGGCGGGTTCTTCGTTCAGTCCGAGAAATTCATCAAAGCCCATCAAGGGCGGATCGGCGATATTGCCGTCTATGGTCAAGAGCGAAATCACACCACATTCCGTCTCGCCCGGATGAACCTCGCGATCCGTGGGATTCTCGGCGATATCCGCTGGAACCAGGAAGGTACGCTCAAACGCAACGCCTTTCCGGATGAGCGGTTTGATTTCATCCTGGCAAATCCGCCGTTCAACATTTCTGATTGGGATGGTGATCAACTGCGTGAAGATCAACGCTGGCGGTTCGGAACGCCACCGGTCGGCAATGCGAATTTTGCGTGGATCTCCCATGTCCATCATCATCTGTCAGCAAATGGAATTGCTGGTGTGGTGATGGCAAACGGATCCATGTCCTCGATGCAATCCGGCGAGGGCGACATCCGCAAGGCGATGGTTCAGCAGGATGCAGTTGATGCGATCGTCGCTCTCCCTGGGCAGCTCTTCTTCGGCACCCAGATCCCTGCCTGCCTCTGGATCCTCGCGAAGGATAAATCGAACGGTCAGGTCCTGGGACGAACCCTGCGTGATCGCCGGCATGAAGTCCTCTTCATCGATGCCCGCAAGATGGGAGCTCTGATCCCGGGGAGCCGAAAGCAGAAGCAACTGTCAGAGGACGAGATCGCAAAGATTGCGGATGCCTATCACGCCTGGAGAGGCGAGCACGGAGAGGACGCGTATGCGGATGAGCCGGGGTTCTGCAAGGCTGCGGGAACCGATGAGATTGAGAAGCACAATTTCGTTCTGACCCCGGGACGTTATGTCGGAGCCGGGGCGGCAGAGGAGGACGACGAGCCCTTTCCGGAGAAATTCGATCGGTTGATGGCAGAGCTCAGGGAGCAATTCGCAGAAGGGCGCCGGCTGGAGGTTGAGATTGAGCTGAAACTGGGGGGACTGGTATGA
- a CDS encoding IS630 family transposase (programmed frameshift) produces the protein MAALPLRDDFDAERCRAAARRSKDGAQTRRLLSIAAIYEGSSRAEAARLGGVTAQIVRDWVERFNREGPEGLVDRKAPGKAPLLGPDHLAALARRVDEGPIPSVHGVVRWRIVDLAQWLYEEFRIAASEDTVSRALRKMGYRKLSARPRHHAQDTHTIEDFKKGFPARLDEIAAHQSLAPDDIEVWFADEARIGQKNKITRRWAKRGTRPSAPHDQRTASTYIFGAICPQEGKGAALVLPRCDTKAMNLHLVEIAAAVAPGKHAILILDQAGWHMAKGLEIPQNITLLPLPPKSPELNPVENLWQFMRDNLLSNRVFASYDQLLDLCCQAWNAIIDQPWRIMAIGLRDWAHRF, from the exons ATGGCTGCTTTGCCCTTGCGGGATGATTTTGACGCGGAACGCTGCCGTGCGGCGGCGCGGCGCTCGAAGGATGGGGCGCAAACGCGCCGGCTTCTGTCTATCGCGGCTATCTATGAGGGATCGAGCCGGGCGGAGGCGGCCCGGCTCGGCGGCGTGACGGCGCAGATCGTCCGCGACTGGGTTGAGCGGTTCAACCGAGAGGGACCGGAGGGGCTCGTCGACCGCAAGGCGCCGGGCAAGGCTCCTCTGCTCGGCCCCGATCATCTGGCGGCCCTGGCACGGCGGGTGGACGAAGGACCGATCCCGTCCGTCCATGGCGTGGTGCGCTGGCGGATCGTCGATCTCGCGCAATGGCTCTACGAGGAGTTCCGCATCGCAGCGAGCGAGGACACGGTGAGCCGGGCCCTGCGCAAGATGGGCTATCGCAAGCTCTCGGCGAGGCCGCGCCATCATGCGCAGGACACGCATACCATCGAGGATTTTAAAAAAG GTTTCCCCGCCCGCCTGGACGAAATCGCCGCCCACCAGAGCCTCGCGCCCGATGACATAGAGGTCTGGTTCGCCGACGAGGCCCGCATCGGCCAGAAGAACAAGATCACCCGACGCTGGGCCAAGCGCGGAACCCGCCCCTCGGCGCCGCACGATCAGCGCACCGCCTCGACCTACATCTTCGGGGCGATCTGCCCGCAGGAGGGAAAAGGGGCGGCTCTCGTCCTGCCGCGCTGCGACACAAAAGCCATGAACCTTCATCTCGTGGAGATCGCCGCCGCAGTCGCCCCGGGCAAACACGCCATCCTCATTCTCGATCAGGCCGGATGGCACATGGCCAAAGGCCTCGAGATCCCGCAAAACATCACCCTCCTGCCGCTGCCGCCAAAATCGCCCGAGTTGAATCCGGTCGAAAACCTCTGGCAGTTCATGCGCGACAATCTCCTCTCCAACCGAGTCTTCGCCTCCTATGACCAACTCCTCGACCTGTGCTGCCAGGCCTGGAACGCCATCATCGACCAGCCATGGCGCATCATGGCCATCGGGCTGCGAGACTGGGCTCATCGGTTCTGA
- a CDS encoding AAA family ATPase — MIVLNQPFNHLPNDIVGLIDHHAVLRPLDTKDLSAIIEEITQTSLPVIADDLTTGLTLDQIAGAIRLRDNPAAMIRRLHALRQSANRTRSIAVPKLQDLSGYGEAKAWGLMLSREIDRYRAGEITLADLPKGLLLSGPPGCGKTLFAQSLAVTCNIPIVPSSVADWLQNGDGHLGDVMLAVKKVFDTAHQQQKPAVLFLDECDAFIDPSKTRDRSNWWQTLRAGVLSSIDGASTEPGLIILGACNYPELVDPALRRSGRLDRHIEIPLPDADALASMLQSALADELPDADYQRYGKDIIGSTGADVARFVREIRARARDHGRNVTADDVKAVLSPPDQRPADLIRRIAFHEAGHAVVASLLDRDVKAVSLSKADTGFGGYVLATRPMIFTHASIEEEVLIGLAGRASEVMFGLAASSGASADLVEVTRLLVRAHASYGFGSSLSSIDETADIQQLFIVDTRLKQIVDNDLDQLWRRTIMIVEQNAQAIRSVAERLIERRHLEGDEISQIVAMCRSGPALVTE, encoded by the coding sequence GTGATTGTTCTGAATCAGCCATTCAACCATCTCCCGAATGACATCGTTGGGTTGATCGATCATCATGCCGTCCTGCGCCCGCTTGACACGAAGGATCTGTCGGCAATCATCGAGGAAATCACGCAAACGAGCCTACCCGTGATCGCCGATGATCTCACCACGGGCCTGACCCTGGATCAGATCGCAGGGGCTATTCGTCTTCGTGATAACCCAGCCGCCATGATCCGGCGTCTTCATGCGCTGCGGCAATCGGCAAATCGAACTCGTTCGATTGCGGTTCCAAAGCTGCAGGATTTGTCAGGCTATGGGGAAGCAAAAGCCTGGGGATTGATGCTGTCGCGTGAGATTGATCGGTATCGAGCGGGTGAAATCACTCTTGCCGATCTGCCGAAAGGCTTGCTGCTTTCCGGTCCGCCAGGCTGTGGGAAAACGTTGTTTGCTCAGTCACTTGCCGTCACTTGTAACATCCCCATCGTACCGTCGAGCGTCGCCGATTGGTTACAGAATGGCGACGGCCATTTGGGCGATGTCATGCTTGCGGTGAAGAAAGTCTTCGACACAGCGCATCAACAGCAGAAACCGGCGGTGTTGTTTCTCGATGAATGCGACGCCTTCATCGATCCGTCTAAGACACGAGATCGGTCGAATTGGTGGCAGACCTTACGCGCGGGGGTTCTCTCATCAATCGATGGAGCATCAACTGAACCCGGGCTGATCATTTTGGGGGCTTGTAATTACCCCGAGCTGGTCGATCCGGCATTACGCCGTTCCGGTCGTCTCGATCGCCATATTGAGATCCCGCTTCCCGACGCGGATGCACTCGCATCGATGCTGCAATCGGCCCTCGCAGACGAGCTACCTGATGCCGACTACCAGCGTTACGGAAAGGACATTATCGGTTCGACGGGCGCAGACGTCGCCCGCTTCGTGCGGGAAATCCGTGCTCGTGCGCGTGATCACGGTCGCAACGTTACAGCCGACGACGTGAAGGCGGTATTGTCCCCGCCTGATCAGCGGCCTGCGGATCTGATCCGGCGGATCGCATTTCACGAGGCCGGGCACGCGGTTGTCGCGTCACTCCTCGACCGAGACGTCAAGGCTGTGTCGTTGTCGAAAGCTGACACAGGATTCGGGGGGTACGTTCTCGCGACGAGACCTATGATCTTCACACATGCTTCAATTGAGGAGGAGGTTCTGATCGGTCTTGCGGGGCGAGCCTCAGAGGTCATGTTCGGGCTGGCGGCGTCGAGCGGAGCCAGCGCGGATCTTGTCGAAGTTACACGGCTGCTCGTGCGAGCGCATGCCAGCTATGGATTCGGATCATCGCTGTCGAGCATTGATGAAACAGCCGACATCCAACAGCTTTTCATCGTCGATACGCGGCTGAAACAGATCGTCGACAACGATCTCGATCAACTTTGGCGGCGTACGATCATGATCGTCGAACAGAACGCGCAAGCGATTCGGTCTGTTGCCGAGCGGCTGATTGAACGCAGGCATCTCGAAGGTGATGAGATTTCGCAGATCGTCGCGATGTGCCGTTCAGGGCCGGCATTGGTTACCGAGTAA
- a CDS encoding copper resistance CopC/CopD family protein, with protein sequence MTRKRRRRAISAACSGRVRGKSMNKGSSRSIKAVLLILVALSVALAAALAISTPAFAHAQLRSGEPPAGTVLDDPPEDVRLTFNEPIGPLQARWFLPGTSEPVDVEARASDATLIVTPPETLPEGTHVLSWRVVSADGHPVGGTHVFSIGTVSEPAEIAEQATAWPAVLSRGLLTITLAFGVGGAFWRVTSGAASPRPARWLALSTLPAAGLLLAAQVMDLIGGGIGALTDLANWSNTIMSPYGYAAILAGFAGLAAWIALLRSRPYLAAIAWFLAAGSFAVAGHAARAEPVMVMAPLVFAHALAMIFWVGALPVLISELSRPDAVQRLQRFSRPALPLVLVLVGTGIALTIRQVETTTGLIETPYGMLLMAKIAVVLGVLLLALRHRFVLTPAMAASPQEALPQLVRSIRIEIVAMLVILALTAGFRILPPPRAMPPSVETAIEAHLHGPTAMADIVMTPGRAGANHITITPLDGNFAPMTPLEVTVFLARPTDGLEPIEIRAEKDDDGIWRAGPIHLPPGGVWDMTLDILITDFEKAVIGTELTLLP encoded by the coding sequence TTGACACGAAAGCGGCGGCGGAGAGCGATCTCCGCCGCCTGTTCGGGCAGAGTACGGGGTAAGAGCATGAACAAGGGTTCCTCGCGATCAATAAAAGCTGTGCTGCTGATCTTGGTAGCGCTTTCCGTTGCTCTTGCGGCAGCCCTTGCCATTTCAACACCCGCCTTTGCCCATGCGCAGCTGCGATCGGGCGAGCCGCCCGCCGGCACTGTTCTCGATGACCCGCCCGAGGATGTGCGGCTGACCTTCAACGAGCCCATCGGCCCATTACAAGCGCGATGGTTTCTGCCTGGCACCTCCGAGCCCGTTGATGTCGAGGCACGGGCATCCGACGCGACGCTGATCGTCACGCCTCCCGAAACACTTCCCGAAGGCACGCATGTTTTGAGCTGGCGCGTCGTCTCCGCAGACGGTCACCCGGTCGGGGGAACGCATGTCTTTTCGATCGGAACGGTTTCCGAGCCTGCGGAGATCGCAGAACAGGCCACCGCCTGGCCGGCAGTCTTGTCCCGGGGTCTCCTGACGATCACGCTCGCCTTCGGCGTCGGAGGGGCTTTCTGGAGAGTGACTTCAGGTGCAGCATCGCCGAGACCGGCGCGGTGGCTGGCATTGAGCACGCTTCCAGCCGCCGGCTTGCTTCTCGCTGCCCAGGTCATGGATCTGATCGGAGGCGGTATAGGAGCGCTGACCGATCTCGCGAATTGGTCGAACACCATCATGAGCCCCTATGGCTATGCGGCGATCCTGGCAGGTTTTGCGGGGCTCGCCGCGTGGATTGCGCTGTTGCGCAGTCGACCCTACCTCGCCGCGATCGCCTGGTTTCTCGCAGCCGGTTCCTTTGCGGTTGCAGGGCATGCGGCGCGGGCCGAACCCGTCATGGTCATGGCCCCGCTGGTTTTTGCCCACGCGCTCGCGATGATCTTCTGGGTCGGAGCTCTGCCGGTTTTGATCTCGGAGTTGAGCCGCCCGGATGCCGTGCAGCGGCTGCAACGCTTCTCGCGGCCGGCTCTACCATTGGTGCTGGTGCTCGTCGGCACGGGCATCGCGCTTACTATACGCCAGGTTGAAACGACGACGGGGCTCATCGAAACGCCTTACGGCATGCTTCTGATGGCGAAGATCGCCGTCGTCTTAGGAGTATTGCTTCTCGCTCTGCGTCATCGCTTCGTCCTTACCCCAGCAATGGCTGCGTCACCGCAGGAGGCGCTCCCGCAGCTCGTACGTTCGATCCGGATCGAGATCGTGGCGATGCTCGTGATCCTCGCCCTGACTGCCGGCTTCCGGATTCTTCCGCCACCACGGGCAATGCCCCCGTCTGTCGAAACGGCGATAGAGGCCCATCTGCACGGACCAACTGCGATGGCGGACATTGTCATGACCCCCGGTCGTGCGGGCGCTAACCACATCACGATCACGCCGCTCGACGGCAATTTCGCACCGATGACGCCGTTGGAGGTAACCGTCTTCCTCGCGCGCCCGACGGACGGGCTGGAGCCGATTGAGATCCGGGCCGAGAAGGACGATGACGGGATTTGGCGGGCCGGCCCGATACATCTCCCTCCCGGTGGCGTATGGGACATGACGCTCGACATCCTCATCACGGATTTCGAGAAAGCCGTCATTGGAACCGAATTGACGTTATTGCCATAA
- a CDS encoding YcnI family copper-binding membrane protein, whose amino-acid sequence MKYLAYGLGALTLLAGTFAMQEAAHAHATFENREVVQNNTVRMVTRIPHGCAGEPTLRVRIAIPDGVVGVRPMPKAGWELTTVTGPLSQPFTSHGREITEGVKEIIWEGELLDEHYDEFIFRARFTDQLPANEMLFIPVVQECASASERWIEIPTGNQTRSDLRYPAPGVMVLPADGHGHSHSHSHGHSHN is encoded by the coding sequence ATGAAATACCTCGCCTATGGTCTGGGTGCGCTGACGCTTCTCGCGGGAACCTTCGCCATGCAGGAGGCTGCTCATGCGCATGCGACCTTCGAGAACCGGGAAGTCGTGCAAAACAACACGGTCCGCATGGTCACCCGCATCCCACACGGCTGCGCTGGTGAGCCGACCTTGCGCGTCCGAATTGCGATTCCCGACGGCGTTGTCGGGGTCAGGCCGATGCCGAAGGCCGGCTGGGAACTGACGACCGTGACCGGGCCGCTGTCGCAGCCCTTCACCAGCCATGGCCGGGAGATTACTGAGGGCGTGAAGGAGATCATCTGGGAAGGTGAATTGCTCGATGAGCATTATGACGAGTTCATCTTCCGCGCGCGTTTCACGGATCAGCTTCCGGCCAACGAGATGCTCTTCATCCCCGTGGTTCAGGAATGTGCGAGCGCGAGCGAGCGCTGGATCGAAATCCCGACCGGCAACCAGACCCGCAGTGATCTGCGCTATCCGGCGCCCGGCGTGATGGTCCTTCCTGCCGATGGCCACGGCCATTCGCACAGTCATTCACACGGGCATTCCCACAATTGA
- a CDS encoding methanobactin export MATE transporter MbnM, with protein MRGPLLFAAVAAVCVAVTASYAEDRVFVWQMPDWLPPPAVPSGSKMTVERVTLGRHLFYDARLSADGTIACASCHEQSRAFSDGRAKSIGIGGQRSFLNAPSLGNVAYMSTLTWANPMVETLEFHALIPLFGSDPEEMGNAGREDELFQRIMADPYYQEAFPSAFPDTPEANLYTVTRALAAFQRTLITADSPYDRYKYGGDRSALSVEALRGEALFFDHRLECYHCHAGFNFTNNLVTSRSAFAQTSFHNTGLGVMGGLAEFTLSSRDEGRFRTPSLRNVELTAPYMHDGRFDTLEEVIRHYAAGGDAARQGNYDPNRDPLVPGFTISDSEVSDLIAFLESLTDERFTSNPAFADPWPEGHPARAGRIMPEKLDHPSQNRKETQ; from the coding sequence ATGCGTGGTCCGCTGCTGTTTGCGGCGGTCGCGGCTGTGTGCGTGGCGGTAACGGCATCCTATGCCGAAGACCGGGTCTTTGTCTGGCAGATGCCGGACTGGCTGCCACCGCCTGCCGTGCCGTCGGGATCGAAGATGACGGTCGAGCGTGTCACGCTCGGTCGCCATCTCTTCTATGACGCGCGCCTTTCCGCAGACGGAACGATCGCTTGCGCATCCTGCCATGAACAATCCCGCGCGTTTTCTGACGGGCGGGCCAAATCCATCGGAATTGGAGGACAGCGCAGCTTCCTTAACGCGCCTTCGCTCGGAAATGTCGCCTATATGTCGACACTCACCTGGGCCAACCCCATGGTGGAGACGCTCGAATTTCATGCCTTGATCCCGCTCTTCGGCAGTGATCCGGAAGAGATGGGCAATGCCGGGCGTGAAGACGAATTGTTCCAGCGCATCATGGCGGATCCATACTACCAGGAAGCGTTCCCGAGCGCCTTTCCGGATACGCCGGAGGCAAATCTCTATACGGTCACGCGGGCCCTTGCCGCTTTTCAGCGAACGCTAATCACCGCCGACAGCCCCTATGATCGCTACAAATACGGTGGTGATCGTTCGGCCCTCTCGGTCGAAGCGTTGCGGGGCGAAGCGCTGTTCTTCGATCACCGGCTCGAATGCTATCACTGCCATGCCGGGTTCAATTTCACCAACAATCTGGTGACGTCACGCAGTGCGTTCGCGCAGACCTCGTTCCACAATACCGGTCTCGGCGTTATGGGCGGCCTTGCAGAATTCACGCTTTCGTCCCGCGACGAGGGGCGTTTCAGAACCCCCTCGCTACGTAATGTCGAATTGACCGCACCGTATATGCACGATGGCCGCTTCGACACGCTGGAAGAGGTCATCCGGCACTATGCCGCTGGGGGCGACGCAGCACGGCAAGGGAATTACGATCCCAACCGTGACCCGCTCGTTCCCGGATTCACGATTTCGGACTCGGAAGTCTCCGATCTGATCGCCTTTCTCGAAAGCCTTACCGACGAGCGCTTTACCAGCAATCCGGCTTTCGCAGACCCATGGCCGGAGGGACACCCGGCCCGAGCCGGGCGCATCATGCCCGAAAAGCTCGATCATCCCTCGCAAAACAGGAAGGAAACACAATGA
- a CDS encoding MbnP family copper-binding protein, whose translation MNAIRFAAKAAVSATACVAAILAVQPSYAASEAPTKPVEIRFAAEIDGSPFSCAQAYEGIGVTQSNVEIADFRVFVTNLQLLAADGTETPLALEQDGKWQYENVALLDFSDGTGTCVNGTPQINTRVHGTAPEGDYTGLAFDIGVPFSLNHNDPTLAASPLNLTAMFWNWQGGYKFINLDMATAGMPIETVQTTGDHVGGSADERPRARGWSLHLGSTGCASESRTTPPVEACANPNHVSVRFAEFDPKSNVVVFDPVPVLAEADVDYNTPGTSPGCMSFANDDDCVPVMSRLGLPFRDLPAGEQLFATMR comes from the coding sequence ATGAATGCCATTAGATTCGCAGCGAAAGCTGCTGTATCCGCGACGGCATGTGTTGCCGCCATTCTTGCCGTGCAACCGTCATACGCCGCATCCGAAGCACCGACCAAGCCTGTCGAAATCCGCTTTGCGGCCGAGATAGACGGCAGCCCGTTCTCTTGTGCGCAGGCCTATGAGGGGATCGGCGTCACGCAATCAAACGTGGAGATCGCCGATTTTCGGGTTTTTGTGACAAACCTGCAGCTTTTAGCAGCTGACGGAACAGAAACACCACTTGCCTTGGAGCAAGACGGGAAGTGGCAGTACGAGAATGTCGCACTGCTTGATTTTTCCGACGGAACCGGGACCTGCGTCAATGGGACCCCGCAGATCAATACGCGCGTCCACGGCACCGCGCCCGAGGGCGACTATACCGGTCTGGCATTCGATATCGGCGTGCCGTTTTCCCTGAACCACAATGATCCGACCCTGGCCGCATCGCCCTTGAATCTTACCGCCATGTTCTGGAATTGGCAGGGCGGCTACAAATTCATCAACCTGGACATGGCAACGGCCGGAATGCCCATCGAGACCGTTCAAACGACCGGCGACCACGTCGGCGGAAGCGCTGACGAGCGACCGCGTGCCCGTGGCTGGTCCCTGCATCTCGGCTCGACCGGATGCGCATCCGAGAGTCGCACGACACCACCCGTCGAAGCTTGCGCCAACCCCAATCATGTCTCGGTGAGATTCGCTGAATTCGATCCGAAATCGAACGTGGTTGTGTTCGATCCGGTTCCCGTCCTTGCCGAGGCGGATGTCGACTACAATACCCCGGGCACCTCGCCAGGATGCATGTCTTTCGCAAACGACGATGATTGTGTGCCGGTGATGAGCAGGCTCGGCCTGCCGTTCAGGGACTTGCCGGCAGGCGAACAGCTCTTTGCGACCATGCGGTAA